In Haloarchaeobius litoreus, the following are encoded in one genomic region:
- a CDS encoding pyridoxal-phosphate-dependent aminotransferase family protein, translating to MEKREYRDDYREKTLYIPGPTEVREDVIEEMAQPMFGHRMDRMTDLYTTIVEDTKTFLGTDNEVVILTASGTEFWEASTLNLVDENILVPTCGSFSERHANVAERLGKDVDRLEYEWGQAVKPEDIRDHLESSDKHYDVVATVMNESSTGVRNPIEEIGDVVAEYPDTYFVVDAVSALGGDYVDIDAHDIDVIFASTQKAFAMPPGLAVCAVSDDAYEREVEKETSSWYGGFRRTIDYYDRKGQTHSTPAIPVMLAYRKQMKYMLEEGHEARDERHREMAEYTREWAKEHFGMFPEEGYESRTVSCIENTQGIDVAATIEQVSDEYDFAFSNGYGSQLGEKTFRIGHMGEHDVASIRALTDAIEDVAGL from the coding sequence ATGGAGAAACGCGAATACAGAGACGATTACCGCGAGAAGACGCTGTACATCCCCGGTCCGACCGAGGTCCGCGAGGACGTCATCGAGGAGATGGCCCAGCCGATGTTCGGCCACCGGATGGACCGGATGACGGACCTCTACACGACCATCGTCGAGGACACGAAGACGTTCCTCGGCACCGACAACGAGGTCGTCATCCTCACGGCGTCCGGGACCGAGTTCTGGGAGGCGTCGACGCTCAACCTCGTCGACGAGAACATCCTCGTGCCGACGTGTGGCAGCTTCAGCGAGCGCCACGCCAACGTCGCCGAGCGACTCGGCAAGGACGTCGACCGGCTGGAGTACGAGTGGGGACAGGCGGTCAAGCCGGAGGACATCCGCGACCACCTCGAATCCAGCGACAAGCACTACGACGTGGTCGCGACCGTGATGAACGAGTCCTCGACCGGCGTCAGGAACCCCATCGAGGAGATCGGTGACGTCGTCGCGGAGTACCCGGACACGTACTTCGTCGTCGACGCCGTCTCCGCGCTGGGCGGCGACTACGTCGACATCGACGCACACGACATCGACGTCATCTTCGCCTCGACCCAGAAGGCGTTCGCGATGCCGCCGGGGCTCGCGGTCTGTGCCGTCAGCGACGACGCCTACGAGCGCGAGGTCGAGAAGGAGACCTCGTCCTGGTACGGCGGTTTCCGCCGCACCATCGACTACTACGACCGGAAGGGCCAGACCCACTCCACGCCCGCCATCCCGGTCATGCTCGCCTACCGCAAGCAGATGAAGTACATGCTCGAGGAGGGCCACGAGGCCCGCGACGAGCGCCACCGCGAGATGGCCGAGTACACCCGGGAGTGGGCCAAGGAGCACTTCGGGATGTTCCCCGAGGAGGGCTACGAGTCCCGGACCGTGAGCTGCATCGAGAACACGCAGGGCATCGACGTCGCCGCCACCATCGAGCAGGTGAGCGACGAGTACGACTTCGCGTTCTCGAACGGCTACGGCTCCCAGCTCGGCGAGAAGACGTTCCGCATCGGCCACATGGGCGAGCACGACGTGGCGTCCATCCGCGCCCTGACCGACGCCATCGAGGACGTGGCCGGGCTGTAG
- a CDS encoding GNAT family N-acetyltransferase: protein MGRFEQFEHDRRRRIYEYVESQGAVEPETVRRNVLVTPETSSKPARSGPNLPPSTPMSFQEFRDHVSTLEREGYLTERDGRLRVAFPMTEDETTVELDDETEATVRPARQEDMDGIVDVVESIAAEDAYAVARRLADQVAREDVLLRHNEGGNRVFFVATVDDEAIGWLHVEAVSSPMMDHTAELTVGVLEQYRGHGLGSTLMERGLDWAREQGLRKVYQSLPATNEQAIGFLEDAGWSVESTREGHYHVDDELVDEVQLAVWLDE, encoded by the coding sequence ATGGGTCGCTTCGAGCAGTTCGAGCACGACCGACGGCGGCGCATCTACGAGTACGTGGAGTCACAGGGCGCGGTGGAGCCGGAGACGGTCCGTCGTAACGTGCTGGTCACGCCCGAGACGAGTTCGAAACCCGCGCGCTCCGGGCCGAACCTCCCACCGTCGACGCCGATGTCGTTCCAGGAGTTCCGGGACCACGTCTCCACCCTGGAGCGCGAGGGCTACCTGACCGAACGCGACGGCAGGCTCAGGGTCGCGTTCCCGATGACCGAGGACGAGACGACCGTCGAACTCGACGACGAGACCGAGGCGACCGTCCGCCCGGCGAGGCAGGAGGACATGGACGGCATCGTGGACGTCGTCGAGAGCATCGCGGCCGAGGACGCCTACGCCGTCGCCCGACGGCTCGCCGACCAGGTCGCCCGCGAGGACGTGCTCCTCCGGCACAACGAGGGCGGGAACCGGGTGTTCTTCGTCGCGACCGTCGACGACGAGGCCATCGGCTGGCTCCACGTCGAGGCCGTCTCCTCGCCGATGATGGACCACACCGCCGAGCTGACCGTCGGGGTGCTGGAGCAGTACCGTGGCCACGGGCTCGGCTCGACGCTCATGGAGCGCGGCCTCGACTGGGCGCGCGAGCAGGGGCTCCGCAAGGTGTACCAGAGCCTGCCGGCGACGAACGAGCAGGCCATCGGGTTCCTCGAGGACGCCGGCTGGTCGGTGGAGTCGACGCGCGAGGGCCACTACCACGTCGACGACGAACTCGTCGACGAGGTACAGCTCGCGGTCTGGCTCGACGAGTAG
- a CDS encoding NAD(P)/FAD-dependent oxidoreductase produces MTLETVPRYDGDRLPARSGRAVVVGAGMAGLLAARVLSDAFEAVTVVERDEFPTEPVPRRGVPQSRHIHVLLEAGRVTLESLFPGYGADLRAAGGLEIDSATDLAFFAEGDFLAAGPTPLPHFAATRPLYEQLVRSRIADQEGVTVRSGTRFTDYRLDAAGEAVTGVVVQSERGDPEALDASLVVDATGRTSRTPAWLAASGFDAPPVEEVHIDLAYSTALVDRPADDHTAYLVTPSASQPRGAGVLPVEDDRWVVTVAGVHGDHPPTDADGFRRFAAELPVPDVAALLDERAMVGDEIAHYPFPSNVRRRYEALERFPEGLLVVGDGIASFNPLYGQGMSVAALESLVLHDVLATADDATLTPRFFAGAADVVDVAWRLAIGSDFQFPETTGDKPRGTDLMNRYVSRLTRRAHDDGHLRDAFVRVMMMERPPTSLFQPGILWRVLAPRLVRSASP; encoded by the coding sequence ATGACGTTGGAGACCGTTCCGCGGTACGACGGGGACCGACTACCGGCGCGTAGCGGTCGCGCCGTCGTCGTCGGAGCCGGGATGGCCGGACTGCTCGCGGCCCGCGTCCTCAGCGACGCGTTCGAGGCGGTCACCGTGGTCGAACGCGACGAGTTCCCGACGGAGCCGGTCCCTCGCCGTGGCGTCCCGCAGTCCCGTCACATCCACGTCCTGCTGGAGGCGGGACGGGTCACGCTTGAGTCCCTGTTCCCGGGATACGGTGCCGACCTGCGGGCGGCGGGTGGGCTGGAGATCGACAGCGCCACCGACCTCGCGTTCTTCGCCGAAGGTGACTTCCTCGCGGCGGGGCCAACCCCGTTGCCGCACTTCGCGGCGACCCGTCCACTGTACGAACAGCTCGTCAGGTCACGGATCGCCGACCAGGAGGGGGTCACGGTCCGTTCGGGGACACGGTTCACGGACTACCGTCTCGACGCCGCCGGCGAGGCGGTGACCGGCGTCGTCGTGCAGTCCGAGCGGGGCGACCCCGAAGCACTGGACGCGTCACTGGTCGTCGACGCGACCGGACGGACCAGCCGGACACCGGCGTGGCTGGCCGCCAGCGGCTTCGACGCGCCGCCCGTCGAGGAGGTCCACATCGACCTGGCGTACAGCACGGCACTCGTGGACCGCCCGGCCGACGACCACACCGCCTACCTCGTGACGCCCTCGGCGTCGCAGCCGCGTGGTGCCGGCGTCCTGCCCGTCGAGGACGACCGGTGGGTCGTCACGGTGGCCGGGGTCCACGGTGACCACCCGCCGACAGACGCCGACGGATTCCGGCGGTTCGCCGCCGAGCTCCCCGTTCCCGACGTGGCGGCGTTGCTCGACGAGCGGGCCATGGTCGGCGACGAGATCGCCCACTACCCGTTCCCGTCGAACGTCCGTCGGCGGTACGAGGCCCTGGAGCGGTTCCCCGAGGGCCTGCTGGTCGTCGGCGACGGCATCGCGAGCTTCAACCCGCTCTACGGACAGGGCATGTCCGTCGCGGCGCTGGAGAGTCTCGTCCTCCACGACGTGCTCGCCACGGCGGACGACGCGACACTCACGCCGCGGTTCTTCGCGGGTGCCGCCGACGTCGTCGACGTAGCCTGGCGGCTGGCCATCGGTTCGGACTTCCAGTTCCCGGAGACGACCGGGGACAAACCGCGCGGGACCGACCTGATGAACCGGTACGTCTCCCGGCTGACGCGTCGGGCGCACGACGACGGCCACCTCCGCGACGCCTTCGTCCGGGTGATGATGATGGAACGCCCGCCGACCTCGCTGTTCCAGCCGGGAATCCTCTGGCGAGTGCTCGCACCCCGCCTCGTCCGGTCCGCATCGCCGTGA
- a CDS encoding mechanosensitive ion channel family protein, with product MALHPVIVLQTDLDQAFEETLADLIAFAPRLIGALLILLVGWVIGRIVFRIIARVADGIELDRMVLGTPLGRMLGGTERAVSRAFGRVGAWFVYALALLAAADVLAVELLSEWISTAVSYLPAFVAGALIIVIGFVLADFLADAIGRTETVTDTGYTAYFADGARIFLYFIAIVMGLDTMGVDVGILYTFAQAAAWGVAAGIALAIGIAFGWGGKDYVADNIGGWLGQSPAPMPAGSGGGSGGGGGGQATDGGADQATDGGTDDGDE from the coding sequence ATGGCATTACATCCCGTTATCGTGCTCCAGACCGATCTGGACCAGGCGTTCGAGGAGACGCTCGCGGATCTCATCGCGTTCGCGCCACGACTGATCGGGGCTCTGCTCATCCTGCTCGTGGGCTGGGTCATCGGCCGTATCGTCTTCAGGATCATCGCCCGAGTCGCGGACGGCATCGAACTCGACCGGATGGTGCTCGGCACACCGCTCGGACGGATGCTCGGCGGCACCGAACGGGCCGTCTCACGGGCGTTCGGCCGTGTCGGCGCGTGGTTCGTCTACGCGCTCGCACTGCTCGCCGCGGCCGACGTGCTCGCCGTCGAGTTGCTCTCGGAGTGGATCAGCACCGCGGTCTCGTACCTGCCGGCGTTCGTCGCGGGTGCCCTGATAATCGTCATCGGCTTCGTCCTCGCTGACTTCCTCGCCGACGCCATCGGTCGGACCGAGACCGTCACCGATACGGGGTACACGGCGTACTTCGCCGACGGGGCCCGCATCTTCCTCTACTTCATCGCCATCGTGATGGGCCTCGACACGATGGGCGTCGACGTCGGTATCCTGTACACGTTCGCCCAGGCAGCCGCGTGGGGCGTCGCCGCCGGCATCGCGCTGGCCATCGGCATCGCCTTCGGCTGGGGCGGCAAGGACTACGTCGCGGACAACATCGGTGGCTGGCTCGGCCAGAGCCCCGCCCCGATGCCCGCGGGCAGTGGTGGCGGTAGCGGTGGCGGCGGTGGCGGGCAGGCGACCGACGGCGGGGCCGACCAGGCGACCGACGGCGGGACGGACGACGGGGACGAGTGA
- a CDS encoding ABC transporter ATP-binding protein encodes MATEEGSERPAFAASDASMWRLYAEYGRDNVRFAVLGTLMALLSRATGLLPPLLLGLAIDAVLLGTRPFGLPGLPAALVPETAAGRLWLVVSLLVGATLLGALGSYAGSYGWNRFAQNVQHELRVDAYERLQALDRAFFDRSRTGELLSVLNNDVNQLESFLTDGVNSTIRLLALVGGVGLVLVVLNPWLAAVSLLAVPVLVVFTALFVRRVQPKYARMRASVGDLNARLENNVAGIDVIKTESAEGHEAERVRAASFAYYETNWDAIRTRITFFPGLSLVSGLSFALTFAVGAFWVLNGPPGFASGAVSPGEFVTFMLYTQQFVWPLAQFGQIVNSYQRARASSDRVYGLLQAEGAVSDASDAVDLTDVEGGIEYDDVTFSYSGTDSPTVDGDDGRATDAEPVLRNVSFTVTQGDTVGIVGPTGSGKSTLVKLLVRLYDPDEGTVRVDGHDVREVRRASLRRAVGYVSQEPFLFYGTVRENIAYGTFDATDDEVETAARRAAANEFIENLPDGYDTLVGERGVRLSGGQRQRVALARTFLKDPAILVLDEATSHVDTETEAIIQRSLRELATDRTTVAIAHRLSTVKEADEILVLEGGRIVERGTHEALLDEDGLYANLWRVQAGDFDELPESFFEAAIARRAAVERGESN; translated from the coding sequence ATGGCCACCGAGGAGGGGAGCGAACGGCCGGCGTTCGCGGCGAGCGACGCCTCGATGTGGCGGCTCTACGCCGAGTACGGCCGCGACAACGTCCGGTTCGCGGTGCTGGGAACGCTGATGGCGCTCCTCTCGCGTGCGACGGGACTGCTCCCGCCGCTGCTGCTCGGGCTCGCCATCGACGCGGTGCTGCTCGGCACGCGCCCGTTCGGCCTGCCGGGGCTCCCCGCCGCGCTGGTCCCCGAGACGGCCGCCGGGCGGCTCTGGCTGGTCGTCTCGCTGCTCGTCGGGGCCACGCTGCTCGGCGCGCTCGGCTCGTACGCCGGGAGCTACGGCTGGAACCGCTTCGCACAGAACGTCCAGCACGAGCTCCGGGTCGACGCCTACGAGCGGCTGCAGGCGCTGGACCGGGCCTTCTTCGACCGCTCGCGTACCGGCGAGCTGCTCTCCGTGCTGAACAACGACGTGAACCAGCTGGAGTCGTTCCTGACCGACGGCGTCAACTCGACCATCCGGCTCCTCGCCCTGGTCGGTGGGGTCGGGCTCGTGCTGGTCGTGCTGAACCCGTGGCTGGCGGCGGTCTCACTGCTCGCGGTGCCGGTGCTGGTCGTGTTCACCGCGCTGTTCGTCCGGCGGGTACAGCCGAAGTACGCCCGGATGCGAGCCAGCGTCGGCGACCTGAACGCCAGACTCGAGAACAACGTCGCTGGCATCGACGTCATCAAGACCGAGAGCGCCGAGGGCCACGAGGCCGAGCGCGTGCGAGCGGCGTCGTTCGCCTACTACGAGACCAACTGGGACGCCATCAGGACGCGCATCACGTTCTTCCCGGGGCTGTCGCTGGTCTCCGGGCTGAGCTTCGCGCTGACGTTCGCCGTCGGCGCGTTCTGGGTGCTGAACGGCCCGCCGGGGTTCGCCTCCGGCGCGGTCTCGCCCGGCGAGTTCGTCACGTTCATGCTGTACACGCAGCAGTTCGTCTGGCCGCTCGCGCAGTTCGGTCAGATCGTCAACAGCTACCAGCGCGCCCGGGCGTCCAGCGACCGGGTGTACGGCCTGTTGCAGGCCGAGGGTGCGGTCTCGGACGCGTCGGATGCGGTCGACCTGACCGACGTCGAGGGTGGAATCGAGTACGACGACGTGACGTTCAGCTACAGCGGGACCGACTCCCCCACGGTCGACGGTGACGACGGGCGCGCGACCGACGCCGAGCCGGTGCTGCGGAACGTCTCCTTCACCGTGACGCAGGGGGACACCGTCGGCATCGTCGGCCCGACGGGCAGCGGGAAGTCGACGCTCGTGAAGCTGCTCGTCCGGCTGTACGACCCCGACGAGGGGACGGTCCGCGTCGACGGCCACGACGTGCGCGAGGTCCGCAGAGCCAGCCTGCGGCGTGCGGTCGGCTACGTCTCGCAGGAGCCGTTCCTGTTCTACGGGACGGTGCGGGAGAACATCGCCTACGGCACGTTCGACGCGACCGACGACGAGGTCGAGACGGCGGCGCGTCGGGCAGCCGCAAACGAGTTCATCGAGAACCTGCCCGATGGCTACGATACACTCGTCGGCGAGCGCGGGGTCCGGCTCTCCGGCGGACAGCGCCAGCGCGTGGCCCTCGCCCGGACGTTCCTCAAGGACCCGGCCATCCTCGTGCTGGACGAGGCGACGAGCCACGTCGACACCGAGACGGAGGCGATAATCCAGCGCAGCCTCCGGGAGCTCGCGACGGACCGGACGACCGTCGCCATCGCCCACCGGCTCTCGACGGTGAAGGAGGCCGACGAGATACTCGTGCTGGAGGGCGGTCGCATCGTCGAACGTGGCACGCACGAGGCGCTCCTCGACGAGGACGGCCTCTACGCGAACCTGTGGCGGGTGCAGGCAGGCGACTTCGACGAGCTGCCCGAGTCCTTCTTCGAGGCGGCCATCGCGCGTCGTGCGGCCGTCGAGCGCGGCGAGTCCAACTGA
- a CDS encoding CoxG family protein: MEFSGTFELEDTAVDEVWLALSDPVIVQESLPGCTFLLHVEGDEIDFDELRERAEGLDRELTNDPEVIAERAFREGERYAALMQVSVGPVNPTFETVVGIDERERPRMTASGEGSSGDSSFEMSSSMALSETEGGDGVVVEWETQADVFGKVAGMGQRVINPVANRIVKRFFSSVQEKLHDLGVEDVSSSDDGSDGNEGRSLVDRVLGRSKSTDSE, translated from the coding sequence ATGGAATTCAGTGGGACGTTCGAACTCGAAGACACCGCGGTAGACGAGGTATGGCTCGCGCTCTCGGACCCGGTAATCGTCCAGGAGTCGTTGCCGGGCTGTACCTTCCTGTTGCACGTCGAGGGCGACGAGATCGACTTCGACGAACTACGCGAGCGGGCGGAGGGGCTGGACCGTGAGCTCACGAACGACCCCGAGGTCATCGCGGAGCGCGCGTTCCGAGAGGGGGAGCGCTACGCCGCGCTGATGCAGGTGAGCGTCGGCCCCGTCAACCCGACGTTCGAGACGGTCGTCGGGATAGACGAACGCGAACGCCCCCGGATGACCGCATCGGGCGAGGGCAGTTCGGGCGACAGCTCGTTCGAGATGTCCTCGTCGATGGCGCTGTCGGAGACCGAGGGCGGCGACGGCGTCGTCGTCGAGTGGGAGACGCAGGCCGACGTGTTCGGGAAGGTGGCGGGGATGGGACAGCGCGTCATCAACCCCGTCGCCAACCGCATCGTCAAGCGCTTCTTCTCCTCGGTGCAGGAGAAACTCCACGACCTCGGCGTGGAGGACGTATCGTCGTCCGACGACGGGTCGGATGGGAACGAGGGCCGGAGCCTGGTCGACCGCGTGCTGGGCCGGTCGAAATCGACTGATTCTGAATGA
- a CDS encoding (2Fe-2S)-binding protein, whose product MTEHDITLTVNGAEHDLTVESRTLLVHALRDELGYTGTNVGCESSICGACTVRMDGEAVKSCTALAVQADGAEIRTVEDLGTRHDFHPIQEGFQEEHGLQCGYCTPGMMMTALDVLEENPDPTREEIREGLEGNLCRCTGYQNIVNAVQNAAEQMQPAAVADGGEADDDPTPATDGGEER is encoded by the coding sequence ATGACTGAACACGACATCACACTCACGGTCAACGGTGCAGAGCACGACCTCACGGTCGAATCACGGACGCTACTGGTCCACGCGCTGCGGGACGAACTCGGCTACACCGGCACGAACGTCGGCTGCGAGAGCAGCATCTGCGGTGCCTGCACCGTCCGCATGGACGGCGAGGCGGTCAAGTCGTGTACGGCGCTCGCGGTCCAGGCCGACGGGGCCGAGATACGGACCGTCGAGGACCTCGGGACGCGCCACGACTTCCACCCCATCCAGGAGGGGTTCCAGGAGGAGCACGGTCTCCAGTGTGGCTACTGCACGCCCGGGATGATGATGACCGCGCTGGACGTCCTGGAGGAGAACCCGGACCCGACACGCGAGGAGATCCGCGAGGGACTGGAGGGCAACCTCTGTCGCTGCACGGGCTACCAGAACATCGTCAACGCGGTCCAGAACGCCGCCGAGCAGATGCAGCCGGCGGCCGTCGCGGACGGCGGCGAGGCAGACGACGACCCGACCCCGGCGACCGACGGAGGTGAGGAGCGATGA
- a CDS encoding xanthine dehydrogenase family protein molybdopterin-binding subunit, with the protein MTVESVDPGDVDAADILGSAIERREDPALLTGNAEYTDDIQIDGMLHMAVVRSQYGHAELGDVDTSEAEAMDGVHGVYTYEDLTSDETPGAGSFALPTAWLLDSLKQVEHPVLASDRVRHQGDGIAVVVAEDRYTARDAAGAVDVEYERLDAVVHPSDAFAEDAEQIHDDAEGNVAFDWEIGDADKTADAFADASHTASIDLENQLLIANAMEPRAAVADYNPGTDELDVAMTTQNPHVHRLLMAGVIGHPEHKLSVRAPDVGGGFGSKIHHYADEALVAWCSMMHEAPVKWTATRSETYLTDAPGRGHETKAEIAMDDDGNIVGLRVDTKANMGAYLSTFAPAVPTYLYGTLLSGQYDIPAIYGHVKGAFTNVPPVDAYRGAGRPEASFLVERLVHLGAKEMGMDPVAFRRQNFVPDDAFPYETQVAVVYDSGEYEKPMDEALEMLDYENFREEQEQARNEGKYLGVGFSCYIEACGLAPSELAGQLGAQAGLWESSLVRMHPSGTVTAYCGTSGHGQGHGTTYAQIVANELGIPYDDVEVVEGDTDEIPQGMGTYGSRSAAVGGSSLVKSAQKVVEKGKQIAAHQLEADPDDIEFENGQYSVAGAPDRSLSMADVAGQAYLAHDIPDDMEPGLEETSFYDPDNFVFPFGTHAAIVEVDPDSGEIEIERYVAVDDVGNQINPKIVEGQIHGGIAQGVGQALYEGAEYDENATLLTGSMQDYAVPKAEHIPEMETESTVTPSPHNPLGVKGVGEAGTIAAPQAIVNAVADALEPFGVDHVDMPMDAESVWSAVQDNATADGGSDEPAAGTGDDPDAAADDGGER; encoded by the coding sequence ATGACGGTCGAGTCGGTCGACCCGGGGGACGTCGACGCGGCGGACATCCTCGGCTCGGCCATCGAGCGCCGGGAGGACCCCGCGCTGCTGACGGGCAACGCGGAGTACACCGACGACATCCAGATCGACGGGATGCTCCACATGGCCGTGGTTCGTAGCCAGTACGGCCACGCGGAGCTCGGCGACGTGGACACGAGCGAGGCGGAGGCGATGGACGGCGTCCACGGCGTCTACACCTACGAGGACCTGACGAGCGACGAGACACCCGGTGCGGGCTCGTTCGCGCTCCCGACGGCGTGGCTGCTCGACAGCCTGAAGCAGGTCGAGCATCCGGTACTCGCCTCCGACCGGGTGCGCCATCAGGGCGACGGCATCGCGGTCGTCGTCGCCGAGGACCGCTACACGGCCCGTGACGCTGCGGGCGCGGTCGACGTGGAGTACGAGCGACTCGACGCGGTCGTACACCCGAGCGATGCGTTCGCCGAGGACGCCGAACAGATACACGACGACGCCGAGGGCAACGTCGCCTTCGACTGGGAGATCGGCGACGCAGACAAGACCGCCGACGCGTTCGCCGACGCGAGCCACACCGCGAGCATCGACCTGGAGAACCAGCTGCTCATCGCGAACGCGATGGAGCCACGCGCCGCGGTCGCGGACTACAACCCCGGCACGGACGAGCTGGACGTGGCGATGACCACGCAGAACCCGCACGTCCACCGGCTGCTGATGGCGGGGGTCATCGGCCACCCCGAGCACAAGCTCAGCGTCCGAGCCCCGGATGTCGGCGGCGGCTTCGGCAGCAAGATACACCACTACGCGGACGAGGCGCTCGTCGCCTGGTGCTCGATGATGCACGAGGCACCGGTGAAGTGGACCGCGACGCGCTCGGAGACGTACCTCACCGACGCGCCGGGTCGCGGCCACGAGACGAAGGCCGAGATCGCGATGGACGACGACGGCAACATCGTCGGCCTGCGCGTGGACACGAAGGCGAACATGGGTGCCTACCTCTCGACGTTCGCGCCAGCCGTCCCGACGTACCTGTACGGCACCCTGCTCTCCGGGCAGTACGACATCCCGGCCATCTACGGCCACGTGAAGGGCGCGTTCACGAACGTCCCGCCGGTCGACGCCTACCGCGGGGCGGGTCGACCGGAGGCGTCGTTCCTCGTCGAACGGCTCGTCCACCTCGGCGCGAAGGAGATGGGGATGGACCCCGTGGCGTTCCGCAGGCAGAACTTCGTCCCCGACGACGCGTTCCCCTACGAGACGCAGGTCGCCGTCGTCTACGACAGCGGCGAGTACGAGAAGCCGATGGACGAGGCGCTGGAGATGCTCGACTACGAGAACTTCCGCGAGGAACAGGAGCAGGCCCGCAACGAGGGCAAGTACCTCGGCGTCGGCTTCTCCTGCTACATCGAGGCCTGCGGGCTCGCACCGTCGGAGCTCGCCGGCCAGCTCGGCGCACAGGCCGGGCTCTGGGAGTCCAGCCTCGTCCGGATGCACCCCTCGGGCACGGTGACGGCGTACTGCGGCACCTCCGGCCACGGCCAGGGCCACGGGACGACGTACGCCCAGATCGTCGCGAACGAGCTCGGCATCCCCTACGACGATGTCGAGGTCGTCGAGGGTGACACCGACGAGATCCCGCAGGGGATGGGCACCTACGGGTCTCGCAGCGCGGCCGTCGGCGGCAGCTCGCTGGTCAAGAGCGCCCAGAAGGTCGTCGAGAAGGGCAAGCAGATAGCCGCACACCAGCTCGAAGCCGACCCCGACGACATCGAGTTCGAGAACGGCCAGTACAGCGTCGCGGGCGCACCGGACCGGAGCCTGTCGATGGCCGACGTGGCCGGACAGGCGTACCTCGCCCACGACATCCCCGACGACATGGAGCCCGGGCTCGAGGAGACGAGCTTCTACGACCCGGACAACTTCGTGTTCCCCTTCGGCACGCACGCCGCCATCGTCGAGGTCGACCCCGACTCCGGCGAGATCGAGATCGAACGCTACGTCGCCGTCGACGACGTGGGCAACCAGATCAACCCGAAGATCGTCGAGGGCCAGATCCACGGCGGCATCGCACAGGGTGTCGGCCAGGCGCTCTACGAGGGTGCCGAGTACGACGAGAACGCGACACTGCTGACGGGGTCGATGCAGGACTACGCCGTGCCGAAGGCCGAGCACATCCCCGAGATGGAGACCGAATCCACGGTGACGCCGAGCCCGCACAACCCGCTCGGCGTGAAGGGCGTCGGCGAGGCCGGCACCATCGCCGCGCCGCAGGCCATCGTCAACGCCGTCGCGGACGCGCTGGAGCCGTTCGGCGTCGACCACGTCGACATGCCGATGGACGCCGAGAGCGTCTGGAGCGCGGTGCAGGACAACGCCACCGCCGACGGCGGGAGCGACGAGCCGGCAGCCGGCACCGGTGACGACCCGGACGCCGCCGCGGACGACGGGGGTGAGCGCTGA
- a CDS encoding FAD binding domain-containing protein: MFPDEFDYYEATSVSEAIDLMEEHAGAETELLAGGHSLLPAMKSGLSSPDVLIDIGEVGELHGVSADGDTLSIGAMTTYSDFIGDDRSAEHAPALYHAVRQVGDTQVRNRGTLGGNLAHADPASDLPGAALASDATIVVTGPDGERRVSADDFFFGMYATDIGPSELVTKVEVPTAADAVGAYAKKPSPSSGYAMVGVCVQAIVDGGTVSTVRVGANGIMDHGVRLEGVEEELAGESLDEDTIVAAADRASEGLDTAMMMSDLQASAEFREQLLGTYTERALDRVLDRAATPAAAD, encoded by the coding sequence ATGTTCCCCGACGAGTTCGACTACTACGAGGCGACGAGCGTCTCGGAGGCCATCGACCTCATGGAGGAACACGCCGGCGCGGAGACCGAACTGCTCGCCGGCGGGCACAGCCTGCTCCCGGCGATGAAGTCCGGACTCTCCAGCCCGGACGTGCTCATCGACATCGGAGAGGTCGGCGAGCTCCACGGCGTCAGCGCCGACGGCGACACGCTGAGCATCGGTGCGATGACGACGTACAGCGACTTCATCGGCGACGACCGCTCGGCCGAGCACGCACCGGCGCTCTACCACGCGGTCCGGCAGGTCGGCGACACGCAGGTCCGCAACCGCGGCACGCTCGGGGGCAACCTCGCCCACGCGGACCCGGCCTCGGACCTGCCCGGTGCGGCGCTGGCGTCGGACGCGACCATCGTCGTGACCGGCCCGGACGGCGAGCGCCGTGTCTCGGCGGACGACTTCTTCTTCGGGATGTACGCGACCGACATCGGCCCGTCGGAACTCGTCACGAAGGTCGAGGTCCCGACGGCGGCCGACGCCGTCGGTGCGTACGCGAAGAAGCCGTCGCCGTCCTCGGGCTACGCGATGGTCGGCGTCTGCGTGCAGGCCATCGTCGACGGCGGCACCGTGTCCACCGTCCGCGTCGGCGCGAACGGCATCATGGACCACGGGGTCCGGCTCGAGGGCGTCGAGGAGGAGCTCGCCGGCGAGTCGCTCGACGAGGACACCATCGTGGCGGCCGCGGACCGCGCCAGCGAGGGCCTCGACACCGCGATGATGATGTCCGACCTGCAGGCGTCGGCGGAGTTCCGCGAACAACTGCTCGGGACCTACACGGAGCGCGCCCTCGACCGGGTGCTGGACCGCGCCGCGACGCCGGCCGCCGCCGACTGA